The DNA sequence GCGACGGCAGGAACTGCTTCACCGGGAAGCCGAAGCCGGTGACGCTGGTGAGGACCGTGGTTGTCAGGAAGATGGCCGTCCAGCCGTCCATCCGCTTGGATCCCAGCAAACCGGCCACGACCACAAAGCCGGAGGCGATGCCTATCAGGCTCAGCAGTACATGGACAAAGGTGAAAGTGGACAGGCTCATGCCGAGCATCATAGTTTTGGTCTCCTTGCATGGGGCTGATCGCAGTGAGCAGGCGGCGGACCGCGGCTCCGTCAATCCCAGCTAACCCAGTTTCCAGCAGCGCGACCCAGAGCGCATCCCGAGATGCGGTGGGGCCCCGGTAACCCGATTGGGGAGGTAGCAGTGCGGCGGTTGCGGGTCGGGCCGGGCTATTGTAGGACAACATGCATGCGCAATCGCATCGTTCCGACGCGCGGATTCTGGGCCGGCGCACTTTGGAGCAGGATCATCGACGTCTGGTTGAGTTGCTACGCCCCGGGCTCAGCGTGCTCGACGTGGGTTGTGGAGTCGGTTCCATCACGGCGGGCATCGCCGAAGCCGTAGGTCCGACGGGCCACGTGGTGGGGATCGATCGGGACGCGGCTCATGTGGAGAGCGCGCGTGCGCGGTATGGCCATGTGGCCCATCTGCGATTCGAGTTGGGAGATGCCACAAGTCTTGAGTTTCACGGCGAGTTCGATATTGTGACGGCGGCCCGCACCCTGCAATGGATTGCGGATCCGCGGGCCGCGGTCTCAAGGATGACCCGAGCAGCGAAACGTGATGGCGTTGTGGTGGTGCTTGACTACAACCACGCGGAGAACGCCTGGAGCCCGGAGCCGCCGCGCGAGTTCCGCGCGTTCTATCAGGCGTTTCTGAATTGGCGGGCGGCGCGTGGTTGGGACAATCAGATGGCGCGGAATCTGCCTGCGCTGTTCTCAGCCGCGGGGTTGGTGGAGGTTGAGACCTCAATCGAGGACGAGGTGGTGGAGCGCGACACGCCTGGCTTCGAGGAGAAGGCGAAGATCTGGTCCGAGGTCATCGAGAACCTCAGAACGCAGCTGAGGGACGATGGGTTCTGTTCTGAGGACGAATTGCGTGCGGCCGGCTCCGCATATACCAGATGGGTCGCAGCTCATTTGCAGCGCCAGACGCTGGTGCTGCGTGCGGTGACCGGGCGTGTACCCTAGGCGGGACCTCGGCAAAGCGAGAAGATGAAGTCCTGGCCATAGCCCGCCTTGATGGCCATGTGGATCCACAGCAGCGCGTGCTCTTCCTGCATTCGAGACGCGGAAAGATCGCCGAGATAGACGGGTTCGAAACCAGTGTCCGCCGCCAGCGCGGAGACCCGCTGGTTGGCTTCCGCGTCGTCGCCCGAGAT is a window from the uncultured Paludibaculum sp. genome containing:
- a CDS encoding methyltransferase domain-containing protein, which codes for MHAQSHRSDARILGRRTLEQDHRRLVELLRPGLSVLDVGCGVGSITAGIAEAVGPTGHVVGIDRDAAHVESARARYGHVAHLRFELGDATSLEFHGEFDIVTAARTLQWIADPRAAVSRMTRAAKRDGVVVVLDYNHAENAWSPEPPREFRAFYQAFLNWRAARGWDNQMARNLPALFSAAGLVEVETSIEDEVVERDTPGFEEKAKIWSEVIENLRTQLRDDGFCSEDELRAAGSAYTRWVAAHLQRQTLVLRAVTGRVP